Proteins found in one Amycolatopsis aidingensis genomic segment:
- a CDS encoding SDR family NAD(P)-dependent oxidoreductase, with protein sequence MDQGLSGKRVLVTGGTRGIGRATVLAFAKAGATVVTCYRADHEQAEETARALKELSQGHQVVQADVTKAGEAAALVEAARPGGGEGIDVLVNNVGVDGSAPLGELGSAEWDRVLDSSVTAAYLVTRAALPALSDGASVVNIGSSVATRGRPNAVHYTTAKSAMIGFTRALCKEVGPRGIRVNLVSPGLTETEPGAGLPPEVMSRIVGMTALGRICHPEDVAGAVLFLAGDTSRYVTGANLTVDGGI encoded by the coding sequence GTGGACCAAGGGTTGTCCGGAAAGCGCGTACTGGTGACCGGCGGAACCAGGGGTATCGGCCGCGCCACCGTACTCGCCTTCGCCAAGGCGGGGGCCACCGTCGTCACCTGCTACCGCGCCGACCACGAGCAGGCCGAGGAGACGGCCCGCGCGTTGAAGGAACTGAGCCAGGGCCATCAGGTCGTCCAGGCGGACGTCACCAAGGCAGGCGAGGCCGCCGCACTGGTCGAAGCCGCGCGCCCGGGCGGAGGCGAGGGCATCGACGTGCTGGTGAACAACGTCGGGGTGGACGGCTCCGCACCGCTGGGCGAGCTCGGCTCCGCCGAGTGGGACCGGGTGCTGGACAGCAGTGTGACGGCGGCCTACCTGGTGACCCGCGCCGCCCTTCCGGCGCTGTCCGACGGCGCCTCGGTGGTCAACATCGGGTCCTCGGTTGCCACCAGGGGCAGGCCGAACGCTGTGCACTACACCACGGCGAAGTCGGCGATGATCGGCTTCACCAGGGCGTTGTGCAAGGAGGTCGGCCCCCGTGGGATCCGGGTCAACCTGGTTTCTCCCGGGCTGACCGAGACCGAGCCGGGTGCCGGGCTGCCGCCCGAGGTCATGTCCCGCATCGTCGGGATGACCGCGCTCGGGCGGATCTGCCACCCCGAGGACGTTGCCGGCGCGGTGCTGTTCCTCGCCGGGGACACCTCGCGCTACGTCACCGGTGCCAACCTGACCGTCGACGGGGGAATCTGA
- a CDS encoding multicopper oxidase family protein: protein MSASELFEATLNYDGMFGFVLLVFLAIAGYNAGRLASRNTRRGIARAARRGLVYLGIAGLFLLGRLATIGIMASYGWEFAADRIVISVPLLLLPFGAILVLTVPRLLRLARIREPDRTARVDDSLRDRAAAPRLVLPVQAAALGALPACYLGYLQPVTPPFADTAVLTHLGWLAGTGLLLLRQRRRRARIEVPARRGTGQRVLRVSATAIAACLLVSGWVVRSAEQSVLPAQLDMAGQHEPPAGHAAGQHGLGADTVDVDSLTDPSKGPPDRRFTLVAQNSRIELSSGRVVEGKTFNGQVPGPRITVRRGELVEVTLRNRLRESNVTVHWHGLDVPNAMDGVPGVTQDAVPPGGEFVYRFRATNIGTHWYHSHQQSWESIASGLYGAFVIAPPRGLDPAVQDLFVPFHSWQLDGGPLRAIGTADRLDRRRVEPGTPVRLRVLDTDSLPRKFVLDGTSFRVTALDGMPVHEPTELSGRRLELGGGGRIDLEFMMPDHPVRLTDVLDLSGGLLLSPDGSGEVTPRPDQPDFDLTSYGTPKDTPFGPESNFDRTFTQTFDNKPGFYNGQFTFLWTVNGEVFPDIPSIVAAEDELIKVRFVNRSHFSHPMHLHGHKVLVLSRNGKPVSGSPVWLDTVNVDVGETWEIAFHANNIGLWMDHCHNLLHSKVGMMLHLVYENVTSRYQIGSATPNHPS, encoded by the coding sequence ATGTCCGCGTCCGAGCTGTTCGAGGCGACCCTCAACTACGACGGCATGTTCGGCTTCGTACTGCTCGTGTTCCTCGCGATCGCGGGCTACAACGCCGGCAGGCTGGCGAGCAGGAACACCCGCCGTGGCATCGCCCGTGCGGCCCGGCGTGGGCTGGTGTACCTCGGGATCGCCGGTCTGTTCCTGCTCGGCAGGCTGGCCACCATCGGGATAATGGCGAGCTACGGCTGGGAGTTCGCCGCCGACCGGATCGTCATCTCGGTGCCGCTGCTGCTCCTGCCGTTCGGCGCGATACTGGTGCTCACGGTGCCGCGGCTGCTCCGGCTCGCCCGGATCAGGGAACCCGATCGCACGGCGAGGGTGGACGACTCGCTGCGGGACCGGGCGGCCGCACCGCGGCTGGTACTGCCGGTGCAGGCGGCGGCGCTCGGCGCGCTGCCCGCCTGCTACCTCGGTTACCTGCAACCGGTGACACCGCCGTTCGCGGACACCGCGGTGCTGACCCACCTCGGGTGGCTGGCCGGGACCGGCCTGCTGCTGTTGCGGCAGCGCCGCCGCCGGGCCCGGATCGAGGTGCCTGCCCGGCGCGGAACCGGGCAACGGGTACTGCGGGTGTCCGCCACCGCGATCGCCGCCTGCCTGCTGGTGTCCGGCTGGGTGGTGCGCTCGGCGGAGCAGAGCGTGCTGCCAGCCCAGCTGGACATGGCGGGCCAGCACGAACCGCCCGCAGGGCACGCCGCGGGACAACACGGTCTCGGCGCCGACACGGTGGACGTGGACAGCCTGACCGACCCCAGCAAGGGACCGCCCGACCGGCGGTTCACCCTCGTCGCGCAGAACTCCCGGATCGAGCTGAGCTCCGGCCGGGTCGTCGAGGGGAAGACCTTCAACGGCCAGGTTCCCGGTCCGCGGATCACCGTGCGCCGGGGCGAACTGGTCGAGGTGACCCTGCGCAACCGGCTGCGCGAGTCGAACGTCACCGTGCACTGGCACGGGCTGGACGTGCCCAACGCGATGGACGGGGTGCCCGGAGTCACCCAGGACGCGGTGCCGCCAGGGGGCGAGTTCGTCTACCGGTTCCGGGCCACCAACATCGGAACACACTGGTATCACTCGCATCAGCAGTCCTGGGAGTCGATCGCCAGCGGACTCTACGGCGCCTTCGTGATCGCTCCGCCACGGGGGCTGGATCCCGCGGTGCAGGACCTTTTCGTGCCGTTTCACTCCTGGCAGCTGGACGGCGGGCCACTGCGGGCGATCGGAACGGCCGACCGGCTGGACCGCCGCAGGGTCGAGCCCGGCACCCCGGTCCGGCTGCGCGTGCTGGACACCGACAGCCTGCCGCGGAAGTTCGTACTGGACGGCACCTCGTTCCGGGTCACCGCACTGGACGGGATGCCGGTGCACGAGCCGACGGAGCTGTCCGGCAGACGGCTCGAACTCGGCGGCGGCGGGCGGATCGACCTCGAGTTCATGATGCCGGACCATCCGGTCCGGCTGACCGACGTACTCGACCTCTCCGGTGGCCTGCTGCTCAGCCCGGACGGCTCGGGCGAGGTCACTCCGCGGCCGGACCAGCCCGACTTCGATCTCACCAGCTACGGCACACCCAAGGACACGCCATTCGGCCCGGAAAGTAATTTCGATCGCACGTTCACCCAGACCTTCGACAACAAGCCGGGGTTCTACAACGGCCAGTTCACCTTTCTGTGGACGGTGAACGGGGAGGTTTTCCCCGATATCCCTTCGATCGTGGCGGCGGAGGACGAGCTGATCAAGGTGCGATTCGTGAACCGCAGCCATTTCAGCCACCCGATGCACCTGCATGGGCACAAGGTCCTGGTGCTGAGCCGCAACGGGAAGCCGGTCTCCGGCAGCCCGGTCTGGCTGGACACGGTGAACGTGGACGTCGGCGAGACCTGGGAGATCGCGTTCCACGCGAACAACATCGGCCTGTGGATGGACCACTGCCACAACCTGCTGCACTCGAAGGTGGGCATGATGTTGCACCTGGTGTACGAGAACGTGACCTCCCGGTACCAGATCGGCTCGGCCACCCCGAACCATCCATCCTGA
- a CDS encoding SchA/CurD-like domain-containing protein has product MPYAAITYDVQPGYEDEIEQIFADFKRVSTPVIRNAEGEVTGRLLGSAVFIKDDIMVRVIHYEGSLVDVGRHMGQQQGVHELESKLAPYLAKKRDTKTPEAFQQHFRNSLMRSIAQLTPENYPGSATTSAG; this is encoded by the coding sequence ATGCCCTACGCCGCGATCACCTATGACGTGCAGCCCGGATACGAGGACGAGATCGAGCAGATCTTCGCCGATTTCAAGCGGGTCAGCACCCCGGTCATCCGCAACGCCGAAGGAGAGGTCACCGGCAGGCTGCTTGGCAGCGCCGTGTTCATCAAGGACGACATCATGGTCCGGGTCATCCACTACGAGGGTTCGCTGGTGGATGTCGGCAGGCATATGGGGCAACAGCAGGGAGTACACGAGCTGGAGTCCAAGCTGGCCCCCTACCTGGCCAAGAAGCGCGACACGAAGACGCCGGAGGCCTTCCAGCAGCACTTCCGGAACTCGTTGATGCGCAGCATCGCCCAGCTGACCCCGGAGAACTACCCGGGGTCAGCCACCACGAGCGCCGGGTAA
- a CDS encoding acyltransferase domain-containing protein: MTQTSGPALPVALLFPGQGAQHPRMAAGLYGHSAVFTELMDTAFELLGPEGNRLRTEWLSAEPSGSFDDVTRAQPLLYAVNCALGSLVLSWGVRPCALLGHSVGEMAAATLAGVFDFTDGIRLMRDRVDTMADTPPGGMLAVAASAADLDPFLGGQVALAAVNAPRQTMLAGPEGELAEVERSLRAKDITCRRVKAKQGFHSPMVAAAAGRSEPHWRATALRAPRIPVYSAYRPGPLRAEQATDPLFWTTQPADPVLFGPALDLLLEDRDALLLEAGPGQGLSALTRRHPKVTAGHSSAAALLPARLRDPSGQADRESVRKAVRRLGEEGHQILPRDTGLRG; encoded by the coding sequence ATGACCCAAACCAGCGGCCCGGCCCTGCCCGTGGCACTGCTGTTTCCCGGCCAGGGTGCCCAGCATCCACGGATGGCGGCCGGGCTCTACGGACATTCCGCCGTGTTCACCGAACTGATGGACACCGCCTTCGAACTGCTCGGCCCGGAGGGAAACCGCCTGCGCACCGAGTGGCTTTCCGCCGAACCCTCCGGGTCGTTCGACGATGTGACCCGCGCCCAGCCGTTGCTGTACGCGGTCAACTGTGCCCTCGGCAGCCTGGTGCTCAGCTGGGGCGTGCGGCCGTGCGCGCTGCTGGGACACAGCGTCGGCGAGATGGCCGCCGCCACGCTGGCCGGGGTCTTCGACTTCACCGACGGGATCCGGCTGATGCGCGACCGCGTCGACACCATGGCGGACACCCCGCCCGGCGGGATGCTGGCGGTGGCGGCCTCGGCCGCCGACCTCGACCCGTTCCTCGGCGGGCAGGTCGCCCTCGCCGCGGTGAACGCGCCGAGGCAGACCATGCTCGCCGGGCCGGAAGGCGAGCTCGCGGAGGTGGAGCGTTCCTTACGCGCCAAGGACATCACCTGTCGCCGGGTCAAGGCGAAGCAGGGCTTCCACAGCCCGATGGTGGCGGCCGCCGCGGGGCGTTCCGAACCACACTGGCGAGCCACCGCCCTGCGTGCACCCCGGATCCCGGTGTACTCCGCGTACCGGCCCGGCCCGTTGCGGGCCGAGCAGGCAACCGACCCACTGTTCTGGACCACTCAGCCCGCCGATCCGGTCCTTTTCGGACCAGCGTTGGACCTGCTGCTCGAGGACAGGGACGCGCTGCTGCTCGAGGCCGGTCCTGGGCAAGGACTCAGCGCACTGACCAGGCGGCATCCCAAGGTCACCGCGGGGCACAGCTCGGCAGCCGCCCTGTTGCCCGCGCGGCTGCGGGACCCGTCCGGGCAGGCCGATCGCGAATCGGTACGGAAGGCGGTCCGGCGGCTCGGCGAAGAAGGCCACCAGATCCTGCCGCGGGACACCGGACTCCGCGGTTGA
- a CDS encoding MFS transporter — protein MSAGKETVTSPVKAGPEGDPATVPAHPRLALFAVLLASFMTFFEVSVVYVAVPDIQRDLGTSYGAVQWVLAGYTLPFALLLVTGGRLGDIAGHRRVFLGGVAAFVVTSTAAALAGSIELLVAARVLQGVAAAIMGPQVLALFRVMVPARRREPALALYAVVAGLATVCGPILGGVLVQSDLFGWGWRTIFLVNLPVGLLASAIALFAVPASRPSGHTRLDLAGVLLAAGALLLLLHPLMYGRELGWPWWCWVSVAASVPALAAFLGLERGRERRGRTTLIPLALFRNQVFAAGLLINFLVAALLTGFFLVFAVFLQSGLDLSPMRTGTTMTPWAFGTAAASLVAIRLTRRFGRYALLGAVASMVAGMAVLLLVIGAGSGVRLDQGATAAGLVAFGAGIGVVSTSILNMTVAALPPAEAGSAAGVFTTVRQVGSAFGVAAGGALFFGLVGTPELASQARHLDAMRLTLLFDLALCALIVLLLFRLPRTATKEA, from the coding sequence ATGAGTGCCGGTAAGGAGACGGTGACCTCCCCCGTCAAGGCCGGACCGGAGGGGGACCCGGCGACCGTGCCTGCCCACCCCCGGCTGGCCCTGTTCGCGGTGTTGCTGGCTTCGTTCATGACCTTCTTCGAGGTGAGCGTCGTCTACGTCGCCGTCCCTGATATCCAGCGCGACCTCGGCACCAGCTACGGCGCCGTGCAATGGGTGCTGGCGGGCTACACCCTGCCGTTCGCGCTGCTGCTGGTCACCGGCGGGCGGCTCGGTGATATCGCCGGACACCGCAGGGTCTTCCTCGGTGGGGTGGCGGCCTTCGTGGTCACCTCGACGGCCGCAGCCCTGGCCGGAAGCATCGAGCTGCTGGTCGCCGCGCGGGTGCTACAGGGCGTCGCGGCGGCGATCATGGGCCCGCAGGTGCTCGCGCTGTTCCGGGTAATGGTGCCCGCGCGGCGGCGCGAACCGGCACTCGCCCTGTACGCGGTGGTGGCCGGGCTGGCGACCGTCTGCGGTCCGATCCTCGGCGGCGTGCTCGTCCAGTCTGACCTGTTCGGCTGGGGCTGGCGGACAATCTTCCTGGTCAACCTGCCGGTGGGACTGCTGGCCAGCGCGATCGCCCTGTTCGCGGTGCCCGCCTCCCGCCCCAGCGGGCACACCCGGCTCGATCTCGCCGGGGTGCTGCTCGCCGCCGGTGCCCTGCTGCTGCTCCTGCACCCGCTGATGTACGGCAGGGAACTGGGCTGGCCGTGGTGGTGCTGGGTGTCGGTGGCCGCGTCGGTACCGGCGCTGGCCGCGTTCCTCGGCCTGGAACGGGGGCGGGAACGCCGGGGGCGGACCACCTTGATCCCGCTCGCCCTGTTCCGCAACCAGGTCTTCGCCGCAGGCCTGCTGATCAACTTCCTGGTCGCCGCGCTGCTGACCGGTTTCTTCCTGGTCTTCGCGGTGTTCCTGCAGAGCGGGCTCGACCTCTCCCCCATGCGCACCGGGACGACCATGACCCCCTGGGCCTTCGGGACGGCCGCAGCCTCCCTCGTCGCCATCAGGCTGACCAGGCGGTTCGGCCGGTATGCCCTGCTCGGTGCCGTGGCGTCGATGGTCGCGGGAATGGCCGTACTGCTGCTGGTCATCGGTGCCGGCTCCGGGGTGCGGCTGGACCAGGGCGCGACGGCGGCCGGGCTGGTGGCCTTCGGCGCAGGCATCGGCGTGGTCAGCACCTCGATCCTGAACATGACGGTCGCCGCGTTGCCGCCCGCCGAGGCCGGATCCGCCGCCGGGGTCTTCACCACGGTCCGCCAGGTCGGCTCGGCGTTCGGGGTGGCGGCGGGCGGGGCGCTGTTCTTCGGCCTCGTCGGTACGCCGGAGCTGGCGAGCCAGGCGCGGCACCTGGACGCCATGCGGCTCACCCTGCTGTTCGACCTCGCACTCTGCGCACTCATCGTCCTGCTGCTGTTCCGGCTGCCGCGCACGGCCACCAAGGAGGCATGA
- a CDS encoding anthrone oxygenase family protein has translation MVDAVATVLAIIAVIGSGLVAGVFYAVAASVLPALMKLPAGRYVEMHRELGKGYHPMMPLIVNGAMFADIGLIFLAPGQAARLLFLAAAVLLVGVQGVSHLANVPINRRLVAVDPNAIPAGWRDPRPQWRGWHRLRTTLALLAVTVNATASAVSV, from the coding sequence ATGGTCGATGCGGTCGCGACCGTACTGGCGATCATCGCCGTCATCGGAAGCGGGCTCGTCGCGGGTGTTTTCTACGCGGTCGCCGCCAGCGTCCTGCCCGCACTCATGAAACTACCGGCCGGGCGTTATGTGGAAATGCATCGTGAGCTCGGAAAGGGCTACCACCCGATGATGCCGTTGATCGTCAACGGGGCGATGTTCGCCGATATCGGCCTGATTTTTCTGGCGCCTGGGCAGGCCGCGCGGCTGCTTTTTCTCGCGGCGGCGGTGCTGCTGGTGGGCGTGCAGGGCGTTTCCCACCTGGCCAACGTACCGATCAACCGCAGGCTGGTGGCCGTCGATCCGAACGCGATTCCGGCAGGCTGGCGCGATCCCCGTCCGCAGTGGCGCGGCTGGCACCGGTTGCGTACCACGCTGGCCCTGCTTGCCGTCACCGTGAACGCCACCGCGAGCGCGGTGTCGGTATGA
- a CDS encoding TcmI family type II polyketide cyclase, with the protein MVHRTLIVAKMKPEDTDRVAEIWAESDATELPHLIGVDRRTLFRFHGLYFQLVEAEEDITERLYAARSHPLFLDIHHKLAQYMTPYDPNWKEPKDAMAVPFYSWAREK; encoded by the coding sequence GTGGTGCACAGGACGCTCATCGTCGCCAAGATGAAACCGGAGGACACCGATCGGGTCGCGGAGATCTGGGCCGAGTCGGACGCGACCGAGCTGCCGCACCTGATCGGGGTCGACCGGCGGACGCTCTTTCGCTTTCACGGCCTCTATTTCCAGCTGGTGGAGGCGGAGGAGGACATCACCGAACGGCTGTACGCCGCGCGTAGCCACCCGCTTTTCCTCGACATCCACCACAAACTCGCGCAGTACATGACTCCTTACGACCCCAACTGGAAGGAGCCGAAGGACGCCATGGCCGTGCCGTTCTATTCCTGGGCGCGGGAGAAGTAA
- a CDS encoding cupin domain-containing protein has product MTATVVRKIRASEVPANRRRGGDVRVVLSPKTVQATSGFGGTVTLVPGEYICEHYHPYSEEFVHVVHGSVLMRVGTEEITLEPGDALMVPVGVRHRMENQGTERAHLVFHLSPLAPRPELGHVDTETRPDGEQESAPEVGGPR; this is encoded by the coding sequence GTGACCGCGACGGTAGTGAGGAAGATCAGGGCGAGCGAGGTGCCTGCGAACCGGCGACGCGGCGGTGACGTGCGGGTCGTGCTCAGCCCCAAGACGGTCCAGGCGACCTCGGGGTTCGGCGGAACGGTCACCCTGGTCCCCGGTGAGTACATCTGCGAGCACTACCACCCGTACTCCGAGGAGTTCGTGCATGTGGTGCACGGCTCGGTGCTGATGCGGGTCGGTACCGAGGAGATCACCCTCGAGCCCGGCGACGCGCTGATGGTTCCGGTCGGGGTGCGGCACCGGATGGAGAACCAGGGAACCGAGCGCGCCCACCTGGTCTTCCATCTGAGCCCGCTCGCGCCACGGCCGGAGCTCGGCCATGTGGACACCGAGACCCGGCCCGATGGCGAGCAGGAGTCCGCGCCGGAGGTGGGTGGACCGCGATGA
- a CDS encoding beta-ketoacyl-[acyl-carrier-protein] synthase family protein, which produces MNDRAVAVTGIGVLAPGGMGREAFWAMLTAGRTATRRITAFDPTDFRCQVAAECDFDPRAHGLSAREIRRMDRGAQLAVVAAREAIADSGLTTAELIPERTAVTVGNAVGCTVGLEREYTVVSDTGRKWVVDHEYAVPELYDYFAPSSLAREVAWDCGAEGATAVVSSGCTSGIDALGYAARLIWDGTAERVVAGSTDAPLSPITVACFDAIKATSTYNDHPEEACRPFDGDRKGLVLGEGSAMFVLEDAELARRRGAHVYCTIAGYATRANGYHMTGLKPDGREMAEAIRVAMDQGRLDPEDIDYVNAHGSGTKQNDRHETAAVKRSLGEHAYRVPMSSIKSMVGHSLGAIGSIEVAACALAIEHGVVPPTANLHVKDPECDLDYVPVTAREHRTDVALSVGSGFGGFQSAIVVAEPGMRRR; this is translated from the coding sequence ATGAACGACCGTGCCGTCGCGGTGACCGGAATCGGCGTGCTGGCCCCCGGCGGGATGGGCAGGGAGGCGTTCTGGGCGATGCTCACCGCGGGCCGTACCGCCACCCGCCGGATCACCGCCTTCGACCCGACCGACTTCCGCTGCCAGGTGGCGGCCGAGTGCGACTTCGACCCGCGTGCGCACGGGCTCAGCGCACGCGAGATCCGGCGCATGGACCGGGGCGCGCAGCTGGCCGTGGTTGCCGCGCGGGAGGCGATCGCGGACAGCGGGCTGACCACGGCGGAGCTGATCCCGGAGCGGACCGCGGTGACCGTTGGCAACGCCGTCGGCTGCACCGTCGGGCTGGAGCGAGAGTACACAGTGGTCAGTGACACCGGGCGGAAGTGGGTCGTGGACCACGAGTACGCGGTGCCCGAGCTCTACGACTACTTCGCGCCCAGCTCGCTGGCGCGCGAGGTCGCTTGGGACTGCGGGGCCGAGGGAGCCACCGCCGTGGTGTCCTCGGGCTGTACCTCGGGCATCGACGCCCTCGGCTACGCCGCGCGGCTGATCTGGGACGGGACGGCCGAACGGGTCGTCGCAGGATCGACGGACGCCCCGCTCTCCCCGATCACGGTGGCCTGCTTCGACGCGATCAAGGCCACCTCGACGTACAACGACCACCCGGAGGAGGCCTGCAGGCCGTTCGACGGCGACCGCAAGGGCCTCGTGCTCGGCGAGGGCTCCGCGATGTTCGTGCTGGAGGACGCCGAACTGGCCCGGCGGCGCGGGGCGCATGTGTACTGCACGATCGCCGGCTACGCGACCAGGGCCAACGGATACCACATGACCGGGCTGAAACCCGACGGGCGCGAGATGGCCGAGGCCATCCGGGTGGCGATGGACCAGGGCAGGCTCGACCCCGAGGACATCGACTACGTCAACGCGCACGGCTCGGGCACCAAGCAGAACGACCGGCACGAGACCGCCGCGGTCAAGCGCAGCCTCGGCGAGCACGCGTACCGGGTCCCGATGAGCTCCATCAAGTCGATGGTCGGCCATTCGCTGGGGGCCATCGGTTCGATCGAGGTCGCCGCCTGCGCGCTGGCGATCGAGCACGGCGTCGTGCCGCCGACCGCCAACCTGCACGTCAAGGATCCGGAATGCGATCTCGACTACGTGCCGGTGACCGCGCGGGAGCACCGTACCGATGTGGCGCTGTCCGTCGGCAGCGGCTTCGGCGGGTTCCAGAGCGCGATCGTGGTGGCCGAGCCCGGAATGAGGAGACGATGA
- a CDS encoding ketosynthase chain-length factor: MTAPRQDGPAPVVVTGLGVMAPNGRNVEDYWASTLAGKSGIDRITRFDPAGYPVQLAGELRSFDAAEYVPSRLLMETSMMSHLALAAADMALADAEVVPAQLPEYELGVVTANATGGVEFGQRELQNLWSKGPDHVGAYMSIAWFFAATTGQLSIRHRFRGHCGVVVAEQSGGLDAIGQGRRVLRQDHRLVLVGGTESAMSPAGVVAQLPTGKLSPRTDPTRAYLPFDADANGYVPGEGGAILVLEDRDSALARGAARQYGEIAGYAATFDPRPGSGRPPTLRKAAELALADAGVPAGEIDVVFADAYGIAELDRQEAEAITAIFGPYGVPVTAPKTMTGRLYAGAGGLDVITALLAARDGVIPPTINVTETAPGCELDLVRERPRPCEVRTALVLGRGHGGFNSAMVVRGAHQQAKEGGDN, translated from the coding sequence ATGACCGCACCACGGCAAGACGGCCCGGCCCCGGTGGTGGTCACCGGGCTCGGCGTGATGGCGCCGAACGGCCGCAACGTCGAGGACTACTGGGCCTCGACCCTGGCAGGCAAGAGCGGCATCGACCGGATCACCCGCTTCGACCCCGCCGGTTACCCGGTCCAGCTGGCAGGCGAGCTGCGCTCCTTCGACGCCGCCGAGTACGTGCCGAGCAGGCTGCTGATGGAGACCTCGATGATGAGCCATCTCGCGCTGGCCGCCGCCGACATGGCGCTGGCCGACGCGGAGGTCGTCCCCGCGCAGCTGCCCGAGTACGAGCTGGGTGTGGTCACCGCCAACGCCACCGGCGGGGTGGAGTTCGGCCAGCGCGAGCTGCAGAACCTGTGGAGCAAGGGCCCGGACCACGTCGGCGCCTACATGTCCATTGCCTGGTTCTTCGCCGCCACCACCGGCCAGCTGTCCATCCGGCATCGTTTTCGCGGGCACTGTGGAGTCGTGGTCGCCGAGCAGTCGGGCGGACTGGACGCGATCGGGCAGGGCCGCAGGGTGCTCCGGCAGGACCACCGGCTGGTGCTGGTCGGGGGTACCGAGTCGGCGATGTCGCCCGCCGGCGTGGTCGCCCAGCTGCCCACCGGCAAGCTGAGCCCGCGCACCGATCCGACCCGGGCCTACCTTCCCTTCGACGCGGACGCGAACGGTTACGTACCCGGCGAGGGCGGGGCGATCCTGGTGCTGGAGGACCGCGACTCGGCGCTGGCCCGTGGCGCTGCCCGGCAGTACGGCGAGATCGCGGGGTACGCGGCCACCTTCGATCCCCGTCCCGGATCCGGTCGCCCACCCACCCTGCGCAAGGCCGCCGAGCTGGCGCTCGCGGACGCCGGAGTCCCCGCAGGGGAGATCGACGTTGTGTTCGCGGACGCCTACGGCATCGCCGAACTCGACCGGCAGGAGGCCGAGGCGATCACCGCGATCTTCGGCCCGTACGGCGTGCCGGTGACCGCGCCCAAGACCATGACCGGACGGCTCTACGCCGGTGCGGGCGGGCTCGATGTCATCACGGCGCTGCTGGCCGCGCGGGACGGTGTCATCCCGCCGACGATCAACGTGACCGAGACCGCGCCCGGATGCGAACTCGACCTGGTCCGGGAACGACCGCGGCCGTGCGAGGTGCGCACCGCGCTGGTACTCGGCCGCGGCCACGGCGGTTTCAACTCCGCGATGGTGGTGCGCGGTGCGCACCAGCAGGCAAAGGAAGGTGGAGACAACTGA